GTCTAAGAGCCGGGCTACAAATTACCAAAAACCAAAACGATCAAAGTCCGAACTGAGTCGGCGGTGGTGAAACACCTGCCGCCGATTCTTTTCCGGTGACTATATTGAAAAGGCCACACCCGTTCCCATTCCGAACACGGCAGTTAAGCTTTTCAAGCCGATGGTAGTGCTAAAAGCGCGAGAGTAGGTGTTGCCGGATTCAAATACAGAGCCCCATGAGGCCCAAAGCCTCATGGGGCTTTTTTTATTCCCCTCCCCCTCCGGCCAACAACGCTCACCCCGCCTCTCGATCACCCCCGTTAAGAATTCATTAGCGTGGCGTTCCGCGATGGGTCCGGACAAGATAAGATAAAGTCTTGCTTGATCTTCCCACCCAACCTTCCCGCCATGGCTTGATCGTTCCCGCGATCGAATGACGAAGTTATTGCCATGAGCCCGATGTTGACGACCCAGGACTGGATTATCGCTTGCGAGCGCCAAGGCTTGCTGACGTCTGCGGATGTCCGTAGGCTCCGGCAGCTCACGGAAGTTGCGATCGAAGACTTCTCGCCGCGGGTCCTCTTGAAGTGGCTCGCCACGCGCGAACGCATCTCGGCCGACCAAGCCGACCAGATTCTTTCCGGCCCGCCCGACCTAACGCCGGTCGACTTAATCGTGCGAATTCTCGGCACTTCGGCCGACGATTCCGAATCGCTCGACGTAGAGCTCGCGCTGCGTGATCTCGACGAGACCGAAGACGACACCAAGGACTTGGCCCCGCTGGATCGTGAAGCCGTGGCCGATCTCGTGCTTCCTCCGCGGGGTTCGCCGGCATTTGCCGGAACCATTACGGCCCCGAAGACCGCGGCGAAACCGGTCGCGGCGGTTTCTAAGTCGCCCGAGCCGGTAGCAATCGTCGAGGCGCAGCCGAGTAGGCAGGTTTATTCCAGCGTGTTCGATGAGCTACTGGCCGACGCCGGCAGCACGAATGCGCCGCTTCCTTCTCTGAAAAGCCGACCGGTCCCGGCCCCTCAATCGATGCTCGCGTCTCCCGCGGTCCTCGCAGGGGCCGTGGCGACGGCGCTCGTGCTGCTGATCGCGGTCGTGCTTCTGTGGCGCGCCTCGCGTTAGCAAACCGGCACTGTCTATCCGGCCAGCATCGTGTGGATCATGTTGATCGCGACCACCGACAGTAAGACCACGACCACGACCGCGCCGATCAACATCACCACGCGCATGTTGTGGTCCGTCGAGTGATGCAGCGAGTTGCGCGGAAAAAGATTCGAGCGGCTCGTGAACGAAGGGAGAGTCTCATCGGCCGTGAGATGCGTGCCGAGCGACATCTGGCTGGTGCTTGTCTCGCCGAGCGGCTCGGGAAACGGCTGCACTAGGAAATAGGGCTCGGTATCTCCGATCGGCGAAGGAGCCGTCTTGCGAACCGCTTGCGAGAACAACGGCGCAACCGGTTCCGCCACCAAGGGGGGCACGACCGCTCCTGCACCGGCCCAAGGCTCCAAACGCTCGATCACTTCCGCCGCCGTGCCGATCCGATCGTCAGGCCTCTTCGCCATCATGTCGGCGATCACTTCGACGAACTCATCTCCGAGGTCGGGCACCAACCTCCGAGGGTCGAGCGGGGGCTGTTGGCAATGAGCTCGAGCTTTGTCGCGCATCGTGCCGCCCGGAAACGGCACTTTTCCGGTTACCGCGTAGTAAAGCGTGCAGCCCAACGAATAGATATCGCTGCGCGTGTCGAGCGAGTCGGGCCGCATGATCAATTCCGGCGCCAAGTAATCGGCCGTGCCGACGACCTTGCCGCCGTATTGATCGATTTGCTCCGGATCGTTGAAGTAGCCGGCCAGCCCCAGGTCGGAGACTTTCACACGTCCGTCCGGCGAGACCAGCACATTCGCCGGCTTCACGTCGCGATGGATCAAGCCGCGACTATGCGCGTGTTCCAAGCCGCGCGCCGTTTGGCTGATGATCGAAGCGGCCTGCTGCATCGAGAGTGCGCCGTTGGCACGGATCAGCTTTCGCAAATCGGTCCCCGGCACATACTCCGTCACGAGGAATTGGACGTTGCCGTCTTGTCCGGCATCGAATGCCCGTACGAGATTCTCATGGTCGAGTTGAGCCTGAGTCCGAATCTCGCGACGAAAATTCGCGATAGCTTCGGTCGTCGAGCGGCTGCGCGGCAACACCTTCACCGCCACGATCCGCCCCATGATCGTATGCTCGGCCTTGAAGACTTGGCCCATGCCGCCGGCGCCGATCGAATCGATCACATGGTAAGGGCCCAGGTTGAACTTCGTGCGGCCGTTGCAAAGTTGCTCGACTTGCCAAGCGTTGAGCTTACCCAAGGTAAGCAGACGTTGGCCGAGCATTTCGTCGGATACGGCTTCGCCGCCGCACTCGGCGCGCAGTTCGTCTAAGACCTGATCCAGCTCATCGGAGCCGACCAAACCGGAAGCGACTGCCGAGCGTTGCAGAACGAATTTGCTCACGAAACGACGATCAAAGCGCCGGAATCGGCAAGAAACGAAATCGGAATCACACCCTTCGCGAAAAATGGAATTCGCGAACCTTAGAAATATAGAATACTGATGGGCAGCCCGACGCGCCTAGTTTCAGCCTTTTTTTGCCGCGTGGTTTGCCGTTTTTTTATCTCCGTGCTACGAGCGTACGCCCAGCACTTTCCAAGAAACGGGGCATTTCGCCTCGAAAACCATCGCTTCGCCCCGCGTCGGATGCGAAATCTCCAGCTGCCGCGCATGCAGGGCGATGCCCGCCTCGAAGCGTCGGCGGCTGCCGTATTTCTTATCGCCGACGATCGGCCAGCCCCGGCTTGCGAGCTGAACTCGAATTTGATGCTTCCGCCCGGTTTCGAGCTGCACCTCGAGCAAGGTCGTCTCCGGGAGTGATTGCAGCCGGCGGAACGTGAGCACCGCCGCTTGCGCATCGTCGGCCTTGAATTTCGGCGGCAATCGTGCATCGACGACGAGCATCCGCTTTTGCGCGACGTCTTCGGCGATCAGATCTTCACAACGCAACGCGTCTGGCGTCGAGCCTTCGACGACGGCCCAGTAGGTTTTCTTCACCGAGCGTTCGCGAAACTGCTCGTTCAATCGAGCCGCCCCTTTCGACGTACGGGCAAGCACGAGCACTCCCGAAACATCCCGATCTAAGCGGCTCACGACGCCGATGAAGACGTTGCCCGGCTTGGCGTATTTTCGTTTCAAATAATCGCGGGCCCATTCCACGGCGCTTGGCTCGTTCGGCAACGCCCCTTGAGTCGTCAACCCGACCGGCTTATCGATCACCAACAGGTGATTGTCTTCGTACAGAACGACCGGCGACGACATACGAAGACTTCCAAAAAAATCGACCGGCTCTCGATTCGTGCGTGCAGGCGACACTCCAACCACGGCGGCGTGCGCAAGCAAGACATTCGACACAGCGGCGAGTATACTTCGATCGCCGGCAACGCGCCTATGCGGCCGGTTCTCGGAAGCCGCGGAAATGCTCGTTCAATCACACGGTTCGTCGCATGCAACGATTCAAACGACCCTTGATTCTCGCCAGCGGTTCTCCTCGTCGCAAACAATTGATGGCCGAGGCCGGGTACGCCTTTGAAATCATCGTTCCTTCGGAGTCGGCCGAGTGCGGCGTCTGTAGCGGAGAGTCTCCCCCGGAGCTCGTTGCGCGGCTGGCGTATCAAAAGGGGGTCGACATCGCCACGCGCGTCGGCCCGAGCTTGATCGTCGCTTGCGATACGATGGCGGAGTGCCAAGGGCAGGTTCTCGGCAAGCCCCGCAACGAAGAACATGCCCGCTCGATGCTGACGTTGCTCTCCGGCCGCGAGCATCGCGTTTACAGCGGGCTCTGCGTGTGGCTGGTCCCGGAAGCCGATCCGATCGTCGAAGTCGCATGCACGAAGCTGCGCATGGATAAGCTCAGCGACAGGCAGCTCGATGAATATCTCGCGACCAACCTCTGGGAAGGAAAGGCCGGAGCGTTCGGCTATCAAGACGGCTACGACTGGCTGCATGTCACCGAAGGGAGCGAGTCGAACGTCGTCGGCTTACCGATGGAATTGCTCGGCAAAACGCTCGACGAGGTAGCGACGAAGTGGGACTTACACCACCTAGAACCAAGTTGAGCGTAAGTCGTGCGCGGCGTCACAAGTTCAGCAGCGAAAAGAGCGACGCCAGTAAGTAAATCGCCATCAAAGTCCCCCAAGCGAGTTGCGCAATCGCGCTTCCGCCGATTAGCCAGCGCGAAAGAATCGCCGTCGCAAGTGCCGCTAGTCCCGAGGCTCCGGCGAATGCTCCGCGCGGAAATCGTGCGCCGACGGCCAGCACGATCGAAGCCAACGTGAACACGAAGAACAACCGAGTCAGCGTAAAGCGGCGTGGATCGACAAGCTTGCCGATGCGCCCATCTTCGTTCGCTCGGAGTTTCGCGGCGACGTCTTCTCTGAGTAGAGCAAGGATGCGCGATCGTCGCTGAACGGCGACCGTCTGCGGCCCGACTTCATAGAGCCGGTCGTCGTCTCCCGCCTCACTCCTCGGCCTGCCGTTCGCCGCCACGACTTCCCGCCAAGTCTTGGCCTCGGCATGATACGGACCTTCGGGGACCTCTTCGCCGACGGCATACGTTTCCGGCTTCGATTCGCTCCCCTCGGGGTTTGCCATCTCCGACCAATGTTTCGGAAACGGCGAAATCTCGTACTCGTCGCCGCTATTTTCCGGCGGATCGACGGGCGAAGGATCACGTTCGGGAAACGGCGTCATGACTGCTCTGCTCGAATCGGGCAAACTCGCAAACGTTCGTCGCACGTCGGCTTCTCGCTCCGGAAATTATACTCCGCCCGGCAATTGCCGTTTCGATTCGATGTATCGGATATGTGCCGAAACATAACGGTCGCGAATCAACTGCTCGATCTCTTGCTCCGACGGAAAACCGTCGCTGAATCCGGCGACGAGCGGATCGATCGTCAATCGGGCCGCTCCGATGAAGTGTCCGATTAGGTCGTGTGGGTCTTCGTGCCCGATCGCCAGGCGAATCGTCGTCGGGGAAATTCCGGCTTCCGCGAGTTGTTCCGGCCCGAGCTCGGAGTGGGTCGTCAACGCCGGACAACTGACGATCGTATTCGTTTGCCCCAGGCTGATCATGTGGCCGAACGTCGGGGAAAGGTTATCGAAGAAGCGTTGAAACGCCTCCCGCGGCACTCCTTCCATATCGATCGTGAACAGCGGGGCAGGCAACCCGAGAAACATTTGCTCACGGCAGAGCGACGAATTGTCGTTGCCGTCCAACGCGTTGCAGTGAACGCGGATCGACGGATGCCGATCGAAGAATCGGGCCATGATTTCCGTGTTGATACACTTCGCCAACATGCGCAATTCCAAGGTTCGCAAACCTTGCAACACCTCAAACGCGGCATCGGCGTTGAGGAACGCCCCTTTCACGTAGTACACGTTCCAAAACAGGGTCTCGTTCCATTTCACGCCGCCGGCGGTTTCTCCCTTGGGAATAAACATGTCCTCATTCCGCCCGATCACGACCCCCGCGATCACCGAGCCGGTGCCGGAGAGGTCTTTCGTATAGCTATGAATCACGAAGTCGGGCCGCTCGGTAGGATCCGTTCGTTGCAGCGGGCGGTAGAGAAACGGCGTCGCCACTGTGGCATCGAGCACGACCCGTAGCCCGCGCTCATGCGCCGCGCGACAGATACCCGGCAGATCGAGCACATAGCCGTGCGGGTTGCACGGACTCTCAAGATAGACATACGCTCGACGTCCGGCCGCCAAACGATCGGCGTACTTCTTCGCCGTTCGTTCATAGCACGAGACGAACTCGTCGACGCCGTAGCCGTCGAACGTTTCAACTGCGACTTCGAGATTGGAGCTCTTGGCGTACCAATCGTGAATCAGTTGATGGGCGCCACCGTAGATATGCCGGCTCGAAATCAAGATGTCGTCACGTCCGAGGACGTGAGCCAACACGCCGTCGATCGCCGCCATGCCGCTATTGAAGTTCCAAGCGAAGTATTCGTTACTATACGTTCCGGCCTCGAGCTCGACGATTTGATTCGCCAGCGAGACCGACGTCGGGTTGAGTAGCCGCGAGTAGATCTCGAGCATCAACTCTTTGCCTTGAAACGCGTCCTCGATCCACTCGGCGCAAGCGTAGATATAGGTCGCCGTGCGAGCGATCACCGGCGTCGCCGAGAAGAGCGCCGTGACGTTGTCGAACACGGCATACGGCCCCTTCGCCGCGAGCGTGGCACTGCCGTAGTTCAAATGCTGGTAAGTGCTGCGCGACGGGTTTTGCAGCGTGTCGAGCAGCTTCGCCAATTGAAACGAGAGGAATTTTTTGGCATTGAAGTATGCGATGCCGTCGCTTCGATCGAGCTTTGCCAGCGTCGACATCGTGACTTGCCACAACCGCTCGAGATCCGACTCGCATTCGTAAAGCCTGCGCGCGACCCGCGACAAGGCCGCGCCGTATTCCGTCTGCGGGTCGATGCCGAAATGACCGAGTTGCTCGTCGACGAGCGATTCGAGATCGTGGGCTTTCGTCGAATTGCGCAACGGCGAAAGCCGGCGCATGCCGGGCCAGGCAGGACTTTTGTCGTCGAGCGGCGCAGCGGCGTCGGGTCGCGATGCATCGTGGGGCATGGTCGTGATTCCGTAAGTAGGGCTGGGCGATGCAATCATCCGTCTACGGCGAACCGAAGCAACAGCGGCATTGCCGGCGACTCATGCGGCGACACTCGCAGCCGCTAGCATGCAAATCGCTGCCGGCGTCGTTTTAATCGGCAAGCTTTGACCGGTTCACTCATGTTCCGCGTTTCTGAATTCCGATTTATTCTATTCATCGGCGCGTTGCCGTGAATGGAGCTAAATCGTTCGGACAAGGAAAGCCGAACGAACGCCGATTCGTCGAAAGAATCAAACGCCATGTGCCCCCAAGCTCGCCGTTCGCTCGGTCGCCGAGCGGAAAACGTCGCGCTTCGCAGCCTATGCGGTTTCATAACATTGTGAGGAGTCGAGTCCTATGTCGATGACGTCCCGTTTACGGATCTCGGGCAAGAAACTGTTCTTCGGCTGCTTGGCCGCCGCTGCCCCTCTGCTTCCGGCGTCGATCGCGCACGCCAATCCCACGGTCGAGCAAGCTTTGGCGCTCGCGCCGTTGCAGAAAGACGTCGAATTCGACAAGCCGACGGGAGATGAAACCGCCAAATGCACGATCAAAGTCGAGAAGAATCTCGGCACGTCGGGCTGGATCGTCTACGACCCGACCGGCCAAATCATTCGCCGCTTCACCGACACCAACGGCGACAACACGGTCGATCAATGGAGCTATTTCGCCGGCGGTTTGGAAGTCTATCGCGATGTCGATTCCAACGCCAACGGCAAGGCCGATCAGTTTCGCTGGTTGAACACCGGCGGGAGCCGTTGGGCGCTCGACACGAACGAAGACGGAACGATCGACAGTTGGAAAAGCATTTCCGCGGAAGAAGTGAGCGCGGAAGCGGTCGCTGCGATGGGTCAACACTTGGACGGAGCGTTGCGGTTTCAGCGGCTGCTGCTAACCCCGGAAGAATTGCAAACGCTCGGCCTCGGTGAAACGCAATTGAAAGAGATCGGGGCGAAACTCGCCGCCGCACCGAAGCGCTTCACAGGCCTTTCGAACGACGACAACAAAGCCCTGATCGCGACCGGCTCGCGCTGGCTCAACTTCAGCGGCAGCAAGCCTTCGACGATCCCGGCCGGCACCAACGGCTCGACGAAAGATATTCTCGTCTACGAGAACATCGTGGCGATGTTCGAAGCCGGAGGCAAAAGCGGGCAACTCCAGATCGGCACGATGATCAAGGTCGGCGAAGGCTGGCGCTTGATCGACATGCCCGAGCGGCTAGGAGAGGGCGACGCGCAACTCGCCGCCGGCTACTTTACGAATCAAGTCCGCGCGGTGCCCGGCAACGTGAAGGGCACGACCACCGAGGGAGCCGGCGATTTCCCCGTCGCGCTCGAAGAAAACGAGAAAAAGACCTCCCAAGCATCCGACGCCAAGCAACTTGCCGCTCTGAAAAAAGAACGAGCCGACCTGATCGAGAAAAACCTCGCCGGTCTCGACAAGGCGGAAGATCGTGAGATCTGGATTCGTCAGTTGATCGACACTTGCAGCGACGGAGCGCAAACCGGCAGCTATCCGGAAGGCTTAGCGCGACTGCAAGAGCTCGAAAAGAAACTGGCCGTCGGAAACGATAAGGAACACGTCCCTTACGCGCGCTTCAGCATCATTACCTCCGTGTACATGAGCGCGATGAACGCCAAGGACGCCAACTTCAACAAGACCCAAGGGGAATGGCTCGACAACTTGCGGCAGTTCGTCAAAGACTTTCCGAAGAGCAAGGAAGCCGCCGAAGCGATCTCGCATCTTGCGATCGACAGCGAGTTCGCCGGCAAGGAAGACGACGCTAAAAAGCTCTACACGCAGATCGTGCAGGAGTTCCCGAAAGAGCAGACCGCCGGCAAGGCGATGGGAGCGCTGCGTCGTTTAGATTCGATCGGCAAGCCGATGGTGCTCGCCGGCAAGACGGCCGACGGGAAAGCCTTCGATTTGAAGGTGCTGGCCGGAAAAACCGTGGTCGTGCATTACTGGACTTCGGCCGGAGCGACCACCGCCGGCGACGTGGCGCAGCTCAAGCAGATCCAAGCGAAGTATGCGCGCGACAACGTCGTCATCGTGGGGGTCAGCCTCGACGTGAAACAACCCGACTTGCTGACCTATCTCGAAACGAACCGACTCCCTTGGATTCAACTTTTCGAAGACGGGGGCATGGAAAGCCGTTTCGCTCAGGAGATGGGAATCTTCACCGTGCCGACCATCATGCTGGTCGATGCGACGGGCAAGGTCGTCGGTCGCAACGTCGAACTCGGCTTGCTCGACAAAGAGCTCGCGGAACGACTTCGTAAGTAAACCGCACGGCGACAGGCCTAGCCGCGGCGTATCGGCATGCTGAGTATCCAATGCTTCCCGCCCGAAACCGATCGGGCGGGAAGCATTTTTTCGTAGGTCGGCACTCGCCCAGGCTTGATATCGCGGCAAGATATTCCGATCGTAATGCGGAAAACAGCCTCGCCGTTTTCTTTAACCGGTCTTCCCGTTTTTCGCCGAATCGAGGTATAAGTCTCGCTCCCAGGTCGCACTTCTTGCGATTCGATTGCTCCAGTTCGGAGAGAAGCGCTGATGCAAACGTTCTCGCCCGCGGCAATCAACACCTGCCTCGTCATTCTCCAAGTCGTCGGTTTGATCGGCGTGTGGGTCATGCGGGTCGGCGAACGGACTTCGATGGCACACACGTTGCGAGGCCTGTGCGTGTTCGTAATGCTGCTCCTCGGCATCGGCACGGCGGTCTCTTTCATCACGATGCCACGCATCAGCATCGCTTCCGGCGTAGTACTGGCCGTGATGGCGGTGCTGGCGGTCGTCGATTGCCGGCATGAAGCCCGCATCTAGTTCGGTTTCCGAACTCTTCCGGCTCTTTAAGCGCCGGCCGCCATGCTCCGCTGGAGCGCGCCTCGCTTTGCTTCGCATGGGATCTCACGCTCGTCGTTTTCGTCGAACGGCCTTGGCTTTCGCCGGCAGAGCCCGCACTCCGATTCGGCAAAATCGAAAAAAAGCCTACCTTCGGCACAATTCCTGACCGATCCGTATATGTAGCGGATTCACCGTAGGCTCGTGCTTACGTTGCGGAATCCGCGAGCATGTTCGCCGCAAGGATGCAGCAACGCCGACGTCGAATTGGACTAAGCACATCGTCGCCAGACGACCGTGCTTGGGCGACGTCGACAGCTCGGCCGACAAACGTACAGTCCATGGAAGGGGGATTTCGATGATCCGACGATTCTTTTTCAGCACGGCGATGTTGACCATCGCCGCCATGCTGCCCGCCGGAGCCTACGGCACCGAGCAAGAAGCCGCTCAAGAAATTGCCGATGCCATTCGCTCGAGCGGGCGTTTGAAAGACTACAGCATCGGCGTGAAGTTCGAAGGGGGAACCGCGATCTTGATGGGTCGCGTCGCCAACGACCAGCAAGCTCAGACCGCCGTGCAAATGGCGGAGACCATGCCGGGCGTGACCAGCGTCGTGAACAACCTCGAAGTCAAGGCTACGGCCAAGAAAGACTTCGAAATCACGCCGACGGCCCACGATAACAGCGCTCGCCGCGCGACGACTCGCGAAGAAATGGTCTTCGGCAGCGAAGCCGCCGCTCAACCGGCGCCGGTCGCGGCACAAGTCGCCGCTCGTCAACAACCGGGCCCAGTCAGACAACAACAACAACAACAACAACAACAACAACAGGTTCGCCGCACGTCGTTCAACGGGAACGCCGGCGGTCCGATCCCGATGGGCGGTGGCTATCAATCCGGTTCGCCGATCCCGATTGCCGGCTCGTCGAACAGCTCGCCGCAACGGGTCAACTACGACCAGCCGCACATGCCGTGCAACGCTTGGCCGAGCTACGCCGCGTATCCCAACTACGGTGCCGTGACCTATCCGAATCAATACTCCGCTTCGGCTTGGCCGTACATCGGTCCTTTCTATCCGTATCCGCAAGTGCCGCTCGGTTGGCGCAAGGTGACGATGGAATGGAAAGACGGTTGGTGGTTCCTCGACTTCAACGACACCTGCCGGCACTTCCGCCGCTAGTCGTTGCCGAGAAGGACTGTTTGCCGCCTGCCTGATTGTAAAACATGCTCGATCCCCGCGACGAATCCGCTTCGTCGCGGGGATCTTTTCGTTGATCGCAGACGAACTTCCGTTGCCGGCGTCGCGTGTGCCATCATTCCTCGCCGGCATGGCGGCGATGGAAAATTCGGCAATCGCGTAAATACCCGCAAGTTCGTCACAGATTCACACGATAACAACGTGTAGTTCAGCGGCATCCTCGTTTGCTCGAGAATGTCGACACATGGTCGAAACGGAATGTGGCGGCCCGAAAGGCCTCCCGACCTTGCTTAAGGGATTTCTCACGATGAAGAAGACCTCTTCCCTCTTCGCACTTTGCCTTGCGGCCGTCGGCGTTGCCGGCTCGTCGGGATGTATGTTTCCCTTAAACACGACCTACGGCCCGGGAACCGGCTTGCCGATTCCGATTCCCGTTTCGCCGTACTACCAAGACAAATTCGAAGACGCCTACTGGAACAAAGAACGCTACGAGCGGGTACCGATTCTCGGCCCGATCACCTCGGGCGGCGCTCCGAAGGCTCTCGATCCTCCAACTCCGGATGAAGTAATGCGAGGCCTGGAGAAGGCGAGCTCCGTCGAAGGGGGCGTGCCGCTCCTGTGGGAACGCCAGCGGAACAACGTCCGCATGATCATCGAGCCGATCGCCGACTACATCGATCCGCCGCGCGTCTACCCGATGGTCGGACCTGCGCAACTCCACCACGCTCACTACAAGTGCACGATCTACTACTCCGAGACGACTCGCGTAGGTTGGCCGGTCCCGTACACGACCGTGGATGAAGATTCTCGCGAAGTCATCTACATCGACCATAACCACTTGCACATGGTCGGCGATGTCGACTGCAAGGACGGCCACACACACTAACGGATAGGTCGAATCGCGACGCTGAGTTCGAGTAGGAATTCACCGCCGCTTTCGACAGGACGGTCTGCCGATGACCGCATATAGCCGCTATCGCAACGTCGCCGCGATTCTCATCGCGGCGACGTTCTGCGCTTCGTCGACGAACCTGTTCGCCGCCGACCTCGAAGAGCGCTTTCGCCTCGCCGCCGAGCATTTCAACGCAAGCCGGTGGACTCAAGCCGCGACGGAGTTTCGCAAGCTGATCGACGACTCCTCTCCCGATCCTACGAAGAAGGATGCAGCGGCAGAGGAAGTAGAGCAACCTGCGACGCTCGTCACCCAAGCGCGCTTCTATCTCGGCGAAAGCCTGATCCGCGACGGACATTCGGCCGAAGCGATCGACGCCCTAAAGCCGTTCGTCGCAACATCGCAAGACGCAGCCCTCGTGTCGATCGCCCGCTACCGGCTCGGCGAGGCTTGTTATCTCGCAGGCCGCAACGAAGAGGCCCGCGAGGCGCTGCAAGCGATCGTACGTGAAGCGAACGCGAACGGCGTCTCGACGCCGACGATGCCGCGCGTGCTTTTCTATTTGGGCGACATCGCTCTACGCAGCGGAGATTTCATCGCCGCCGCGGATTGGTTTGGTTTCGTCACCGCGATCTATCCCGACGATGAACTCTTCGAGCAAGCGGCGCTCCACCGCATCGAAGCCTTCTTGAAATGCAGCGACTTTTCGTCGGCGTGGGCCGCCGCGCGAGCGTTCGACGGCTCTACCGCGGATGGATCCTCGACCGTGTCGTTCTTCGCTGCGCAAGCTCTCGATGGCTTAGCTCGCCATCAAGAAGCCGCCGCGGCGTACGATCGCTATCTGAAGCAGGCCGCGAGCGACGATGAATATCGCGACATCGCCCTGTATGAGTCGGCTTGGAACCTCAAGAAGTTGCAGCGTCCGGCCGAAGCCGCGGCACGCTTCGAAGAACTCGTGCGAACACAACCAACGAGCAAATTCCGGCCCGATGCGGCTTATCGTGCGGCCGAACACCATCTCGGCGAAGGTCGACTCGACGTCGCGGCCTCGCAACT
This window of the Planctomycetia bacterium genome carries:
- a CDS encoding serine/threonine protein kinase, which codes for MSKFVLQRSAVASGLVGSDELDQVLDELRAECGGEAVSDEMLGQRLLTLGKLNAWQVEQLCNGRTKFNLGPYHVIDSIGAGGMGQVFKAEHTIMGRIVAVKVLPRSRSTTEAIANFRREIRTQAQLDHENLVRAFDAGQDGNVQFLVTEYVPGTDLRKLIRANGALSMQQAASIISQTARGLEHAHSRGLIHRDVKPANVLVSPDGRVKVSDLGLAGYFNDPEQIDQYGGKVVGTADYLAPELIMRPDSLDTRSDIYSLGCTLYYAVTGKVPFPGGTMRDKARAHCQQPPLDPRRLVPDLGDEFVEVIADMMAKRPDDRIGTAAEVIERLEPWAGAGAVVPPLVAEPVAPLFSQAVRKTAPSPIGDTEPYFLVQPFPEPLGETSTSQMSLGTHLTADETLPSFTSRSNLFPRNSLHHSTDHNMRVVMLIGAVVVVVLLSVVAINMIHTMLAG
- a CDS encoding Maf family protein, whose translation is MQRFKRPLILASGSPRRKQLMAEAGYAFEIIVPSESAECGVCSGESPPELVARLAYQKGVDIATRVGPSLIVACDTMAECQGQVLGKPRNEEHARSMLTLLSGREHRVYSGLCVWLVPEADPIVEVACTKLRMDKLSDRQLDEYLATNLWEGKAGAFGYQDGYDWLHVTEGSESNVVGLPMELLGKTLDEVATKWDLHHLEPS
- a CDS encoding BON domain-containing protein yields the protein MIRRFFFSTAMLTIAAMLPAGAYGTEQEAAQEIADAIRSSGRLKDYSIGVKFEGGTAILMGRVANDQQAQTAVQMAETMPGVTSVVNNLEVKATAKKDFEITPTAHDNSARRATTREEMVFGSEAAAQPAPVAAQVAARQQPGPVRQQQQQQQQQQQVRRTSFNGNAGGPIPMGGGYQSGSPIPIAGSSNSSPQRVNYDQPHMPCNAWPSYAAYPNYGAVTYPNQYSASAWPYIGPFYPYPQVPLGWRKVTMEWKDGWWFLDFNDTCRHFRR
- a CDS encoding RluA family pseudouridine synthase, whose translation is MSSPVVLYEDNHLLVIDKPVGLTTQGALPNEPSAVEWARDYLKRKYAKPGNVFIGVVSRLDRDVSGVLVLARTSKGAARLNEQFRERSVKKTYWAVVEGSTPDALRCEDLIAEDVAQKRMLVVDARLPPKFKADDAQAAVLTFRRLQSLPETTLLEVQLETGRKHQIRVQLASRGWPIVGDKKYGSRRRFEAGIALHARQLEISHPTRGEAMVFEAKCPVSWKVLGVRS
- a CDS encoding redoxin family protein; this encodes MSMTSRLRISGKKLFFGCLAAAAPLLPASIAHANPTVEQALALAPLQKDVEFDKPTGDETAKCTIKVEKNLGTSGWIVYDPTGQIIRRFTDTNGDNTVDQWSYFAGGLEVYRDVDSNANGKADQFRWLNTGGSRWALDTNEDGTIDSWKSISAEEVSAEAVAAMGQHLDGALRFQRLLLTPEELQTLGLGETQLKEIGAKLAAAPKRFTGLSNDDNKALIATGSRWLNFSGSKPSTIPAGTNGSTKDILVYENIVAMFEAGGKSGQLQIGTMIKVGEGWRLIDMPERLGEGDAQLAAGYFTNQVRAVPGNVKGTTTEGAGDFPVALEENEKKTSQASDAKQLAALKKERADLIEKNLAGLDKAEDREIWIRQLIDTCSDGAQTGSYPEGLARLQELEKKLAVGNDKEHVPYARFSIITSVYMSAMNAKDANFNKTQGEWLDNLRQFVKDFPKSKEAAEAISHLAIDSEFAGKEDDAKKLYTQIVQEFPKEQTAGKAMGALRRLDSIGKPMVLAGKTADGKAFDLKVLAGKTVVVHYWTSAGATTAGDVAQLKQIQAKYARDNVVIVGVSLDVKQPDLLTYLETNRLPWIQLFEDGGMESRFAQEMGIFTVPTIMLVDATGKVVGRNVELGLLDKELAERLRK
- a CDS encoding PLP-dependent transferase — translated: MRRLSPLRNSTKAHDLESLVDEQLGHFGIDPQTEYGAALSRVARRLYECESDLERLWQVTMSTLAKLDRSDGIAYFNAKKFLSFQLAKLLDTLQNPSRSTYQHLNYGSATLAAKGPYAVFDNVTALFSATPVIARTATYIYACAEWIEDAFQGKELMLEIYSRLLNPTSVSLANQIVELEAGTYSNEYFAWNFNSGMAAIDGVLAHVLGRDDILISSRHIYGGAHQLIHDWYAKSSNLEVAVETFDGYGVDEFVSCYERTAKKYADRLAAGRRAYVYLESPCNPHGYVLDLPGICRAAHERGLRVVLDATVATPFLYRPLQRTDPTERPDFVIHSYTKDLSGTGSVIAGVVIGRNEDMFIPKGETAGGVKWNETLFWNVYYVKGAFLNADAAFEVLQGLRTLELRMLAKCINTEIMARFFDRHPSIRVHCNALDGNDNSSLCREQMFLGLPAPLFTIDMEGVPREAFQRFFDNLSPTFGHMISLGQTNTIVSCPALTTHSELGPEQLAEAGISPTTIRLAIGHEDPHDLIGHFIGAARLTIDPLVAGFSDGFPSEQEIEQLIRDRYVSAHIRYIESKRQLPGGV
- a CDS encoding tetratricopeptide repeat protein; the protein is MTAYSRYRNVAAILIAATFCASSTNLFAADLEERFRLAAEHFNASRWTQAATEFRKLIDDSSPDPTKKDAAAEEVEQPATLVTQARFYLGESLIRDGHSAEAIDALKPFVATSQDAALVSIARYRLGEACYLAGRNEEAREALQAIVREANANGVSTPTMPRVLFYLGDIALRSGDFIAAADWFGFVTAIYPDDELFEQAALHRIEAFLKCSDFSSAWAAARAFDGSTADGSSTVSFFAAQALDGLARHQEAAAAYDRYLKQAASDDEYRDIALYESAWNLKKLQRPAEAAARFEELVRTQPTSKFRPDAAYRAAEHHLGEGRLDVAASQLREARLSADDTLLPHVLTLQLQTALAANDRSGAEEAIAALAQKFPRNELACHAGYWQGEIAYRTEAWDDAVERFVAYITSGGDKQSPWFAAAVARRIEALAQGARWSETIAAVAESRTLLPPDAARFQLDYLAGRAHAAKAEFREAREAYDRVLAEPRAAGTETATLTRFMFAESHFHQRDYATALNEYAKVIAQADFPEWRAAALLQAGKCQEQLGRHADARSTYERLITEHATSLYAADAVRRRDVAVRQAEAPAGNFQRK